CTTCGCGCAGTGGTTCCGCTTCCAGCTTGGAAGACCTCCATTGCGCATTCCGGCTCCGGCTGATCAGCCCTGCGTTTTCCAGGACCTTGAGATGCCGCGAGACGGCGGGAAGGCTGATGTCGAACGGTTCGGCAAGCTCGTTCACGGTGGCCTCACCCTCCGAAAGCCGGGCCAGAATGGCCCTACGGGTGGGGTCGGCAAGAGCCGAGAAGATGAGACTGAGCCGGTCTGCTGACATCGCTGGCGCCTCCGTATTTTACTGCTCGGCTAATTAACCGATACGTTAAATATGCGATGCCAGACGGCGCCTGTCAAGGGGTTTCTCCTGCGACGCTCGCTCACTTTTGAGGGCAAAACCGCGGGCGCTCGCTCACATCATCTGAGCGAGCGTTCGGGGAAAGGGCGTTATAGGTGAGCGAGCGTCTGAGTCGGGACGTCAGGCTTTTGCGGCTTGGACGAAGGCGCGCACGAGGTCGAGGTCCTTCACCCCACGCGAGGACTCCACGCCGCTGGACACGTCGACACCCCAGGCCTCGGCTTCGAGCGCAGCGGCTCCAACATTGGACGGGGTCAATCCGCCGGCCAACAACCAGTGGCGCCCACCTAGGCCCAGTTTCCGGACCGATGAATAGTCCCATGCCTCACCCGAACCCGGCACGGCAGCGTCGATCAGGAGAAGTTCTTCGCCCCACTCCTCGAACTCGTCCGGAGCGGCACCCATGGTGACGGCCCGGATAAGCCGCATGCCGGCGTCGTGCACGGTCTTGACGTCTTCCAGGGAGCGGTTTCCGTGTAGCTGGACCCATTCGAGACCGGCTTCACGGGCGATTGCGACGGCGTCGGCGGCTGCCTCGTGACGGAAGACGCCGACGGCGGCAATACCTTCCGGGACATGGGCCAGCAAGTCTTTGGCACGGTCGGGCGATACCTCGCGCGGACTCTTCGTCAGCACGAAACCGACGGCGTCTGCGCCGGACTCGACGGCGGCCTGCACGGATTCGGGCGTGCTCAAACCGCACACTTTGACGAACATTCCGCGCCTCCAACCGTTTCCCTCTCTACGACGTTAGCAAGGGCCTCCCGGATTGTTGAACCGTGCCAAGATTGCACCGATGTTACGCGGGCGTTCAATTGGCCAAAGGCCGGCTCGGGCTAGGCTGGAGCGCATGGAGATCATCCGCTTTGCCGAGCTCAAACCCGAACCATGGCGCAACGGAGGCGGGGTGACCCGCGAACTCGCCAGCCATCCGAAGGCGGCGTCGGCGCAAGACGGAGCGTGGGACTGGCGGGTCAGCATCGCCGACGTCGGATCGGCCGGCGATTTCTCGACGTTTCCGGGCATGGAGCGAGTGATCACCGTGATCGACGGCGAACTGCTGCTGCTCACCGTGGATGGCGAAGAACACCCGCTGGAAAAGTACCGGCCGTTCCGGTTTTCCGGCGAGGCGGCTTCGGCCAGCGCACTCCCCACCGGCGACATCCGTGACCTCAACGTGATCGCCCGGGCCGGCGAGTTCAAAGGCTACACGTCCATCATCGAGCTCTCCAAGAAGCGCGCACACCCCGTGTTCGAAGGCCAGTTGGCAGTCCTTTTGGAGGGCAAGGCTTCGGTCAGTCCCGGCGCGGAAACGGCGGGAGCGGCGGAGCTGGCGGAAACGGTACCCGCGGACGGCCCGGACAGCTCGAACAGCTCGGATGGGGAGGCTGGGGAGGCTGCCGCGCCAACCGCCGAACCCGTCGAACTCGCCCGCTACGACGCGGTAGTGGGTTCCGACACCCGCAGCCCGGAAATCCTGGGCCGTGGCTTCATCGCCGTCATCTCCATCGACCGCGTGGAGCATGCGCACTCCTAGGTCCCAGCACTGAACATAATGCCAACATGCGCATTCGCTGAGCCACACGTTGGACATGTCCCTCGTGGTGTCCGCACTCTGCCCACCCGCTGACCCCAGCACTGGACATGTCCCTTGGTTAAGCCCGCGGCAGCGCATGTCCCTGGTGAGGTCCGCCACCAAAGCTGGCCACCCGCCGTCGGGATTTGCTAGCCTCGAAGGAAGGCCCGCAGAGGACCTCCGGACGACGGTTCAGTACCCGGCACGCGACAAGACTGGCCAAAGGATCTGTCATGTCGTGGTTAATCCTCATTCTGTCCGGCGCGCTCGAGGCCGTCTGGGCCGCAGCCCTCTATCGTTCCCAAGGCTTCCGCAAACCGGCCCCCTCCGCCATCTTCCTGGTGACCGTCATCGCGAGCACCGCAGGGCTGGCCTTCGCGATGCAATCCATTCCCACCGGGACCGCGTATGCGGTGTGGGTCGGAGTCGGCGTCGTCCTCACGGCCGCTTACGCGATGATCACCAAAGTCGAGCGCCCGACGGCGGCCCGGCTGCTGCTGCTCGCCGGCATCGGTGCGTGCGTGGTCGGCTTGAAGGTGGTGGCGTAGCCATGAACGCCAAGTTGGCATGGGCCGTTCTGCTGGCCTCCGCCGTGCTCGAAGCTGTGTGGGCGACGGCCCTTGGACTGTCCGACGGCTTCAGCCAAGCCCTCCCCACCGTGGTCTTCGCCGTCACTGCAAGCCTCAGCATGATCGGGCTCGGCGTCGCTGTGAAACGGATTCCCTTGGGCACGGCCTACGCCGTCTGGGTCGGGATCGGCGCTGCGCTGACGGTCGGCTGGGCGATGGCAACCGGCGTCGAACCGGCCAGCCCGCTCAAGCTGCTGTTCATCGCGGGAATCGTCGGTTGCGCGGCCGGGTTGAAGGCCCTTCCCCCGGAGAGGCGTGAAGAAGTGACGGAGCCGGCCCAATCGTAAGCGCGGAATACTCCCCAACTCCACGGAGTTGCCAGCAATGAGACAAACCCTCGGCGAAGGAGAACTACCATGAGCCCGGAAACCACGAACGTACAGCTCGGCGATGGCTTGACCGTGAGCCCCCTCGGCTTCGGCGGGATGGCGCTGACCCCCGTGTATGGCGAGGTGGATCCCGCCGAATCCCTCCGGACGCTGCATCACGCCGTGGATGCCGGCATCAGCTTCATTGACACCGCGGATATTTACGGCGCGGGCGACAACGAGGAACTGATCGCGAAGCTCCTGAAGGATCGCCGCGACGAGGTCCGGTTGGCCACCAAGTTCGGAATCGTCGGCAACCCGCGCGATGGTTACACCGATGTCCGGGGAGATACCGCGTACGTGGCCCAGGCGGCGGAAGCTAGCCTCCGCCGCCTGGGCACCGACGTCATCGACCTCTACTACATGCACCGCCGCGACCTCCGCGTTCCGATTGTGGAAACCGTGGAGGCCATGGCAGAGCTTGTCCGGGCAGGCAAAGTCCGGCACCTTGGGCTGTCTGAAGTGACAGCCGAGGAGCTGAGGGAAGCCAACGCCGTGCACCCGATAGCCGCCGTGCAGAGCGAGTGGTCCATCTGGAGCCGGGACGTTGAACGCAACGTCGTCCCGACTGCGGCAGAGCTGGGTGTGGGCTTCGTGCCCTATTCGCCGCTTGGCCGGGGCTTCCTCACGGGAACCGTCAGCGCCGATCAACTCGGCGAGAGCGATTTCCGGCACCGCATCCCCCGATTTGCCGACGGCGCACTCGACGCCAACCAAGAGGTTGTTGCCGCCGTGCGTGCCGTGGCCGCCGAGCTGTCCGAAACCACCGGCCGGGATGCAACCCCCGCCCAGGTGGCCTTGGCCTGGCTTTTCGCCCAGGGCCGCCGCCTCCAGCTCAGTGTGGTCCCCATCCCCGGAACGCGCAAAGCGCACCGGATCGATGAGAACCTGGGCGCCCTGTCGCTCGAGTTGAGCGCCGCCCAACTCGACGTGCTCGACGGCGCCGCGGACGCCGTCGTCGGCTCACGGTCCGCGGATCCCACCTGGGTTTCGCAGGGCCGCGAATAAGCGGTGAGCCGCAGGCGGCTTCCGTAGAGTGGACGAATGGACTCACTCATTCATTCACTGCGTGACATCACCATCCGGCGAATCTCGGTCAGCGAGATGAACAACAACGTGTACCTGCTCACCGCCAAGGCAAGCGGAGCACAACTCCTGATCGACGCCGCGGACGACCTTCCGGCCATCCAGGCAATGCTGGCCGAGTCCGCCGGGGACACCACCGCCACGCCGAAACTGGCCCTGATCGCCACGACGCACCAGCATTGGGACCACGTCCGCGCGCTTCCCGGGTTGGTGGAAGCTACGGGCGCGAAGACCTCGGCCGGAGTGGACGACGCCGACGCGCTGCCCGTGCCCGTTGACGTGCCGTTGCACCATGGCGATGTGGGAAACTTCGACGGTTTCGACATCACCGCGGTGCACTTGCGCGGCCACACTCCCGGTTCGATCGCCTACGTATACCTGGACCCGGAAGGGCCCGCGCACATTTTCAGCGGCGACTCGTTGTTCCCCGGAGGCGTCGGCAACACCCAGAACGACGCCGCCCGCTTCACGTCGCTGTTAAACGACGTGACGGAACGGCTGTTCGAGGCCTACCCGGACGACACCGTGGTGCATCCGGGCCATGGAGATCCGACCACGCTCGGCGCGGAGCGGCCACACCTTGCGGAATGGCGTGAGCGCGGCTGGTAATCCCTAGGGACATGCTCATTCTTCGAGCCTAGGAGTGGACATATCAGGAATATGTCCACTCCTTGCTGCCAAGGTTGAGCATGTCCGGTGGAGTAACTAGGCCACAAGTGGCTTAGCGGCCGCGGCGCTCGTTCGACGCCGGAGCCGAGGCACGGCGCGGGCCGCTGCGGGCCGGACGGCCCGAACCCGAGTTGCCTGAGCCCGAGCCGTAGGAGCCACCGGAGTTGCCGCCCGTGTTCGAGGACCATACGGACTTGTTGCCGCTGGTACGCGTGGAAGTAGCGGATTCCGTGCGCGGAGCCGACGCCGAGCGGTTGCCGCCAGCTGCACGCTGACCGGTTGCCGGACGTCCGCTGCGACCACCCTGGCCCTGTGCGCCTGGAACGTCATTGCGGTGAGTGGAAGCAGCGTTGCCGCGTCCACGCGAGCTGCGGGCGACGTCGTCGTTCGCTGCCGCGCGGCGATCGGCGCGGTTGATGTCGGTGCGCACGGGCTCGGCCGCAACCTTGCCACGGCCACCGCGACCACCACGGCCACCCGCAGTGGGTGCAGCCTGGGTGGTGCGGCGGTTGCGCTTGCGCTGGGCGTTGGCACCGGTGGAGGTACCGCCGCCCGACTGCTGGGTCTTCGCCGCAAGCAATGCCGCACGGGTGCGCGGGTCAACCTTGTCGGCAACCTGGCCCACCAGCTCGGCAATCAACGGGGAGTTGGCCGTCACACGCTCGAACGAGACGTCGACGCCGGCAGCCTTCATGAGCTTCTTGACGTCGGACTGCTGCTCGGGAAGCGTCAGCGTGACCACGGTGCCGTCGGAACCTGCGCGGGCCGTACGGCCTGAGCGGTGCAAGTAAGCCTTGTGCTCTGTGGGCGGGTCGACGTGGATGACGAGTTCGACGTCGTCGACGTGCACGCCGCGGGCAGCGACGTCGGTTGCCACCAGGACCCGGACCTCGCCGCTGGCAAACTCGGCGAGGTTGCGGTCACGGGCATTCTGCGACAGGTTGCCGTGGAGATCGACGGCGGGGATGCCGCAATCGGTCAGGGTCTTGGCCAGCTTGCGTGCGTGGTGCTTGGTCCGCATGAAGAGGAGGCGGCGTCCGGCACCGGAGGCCAACTCCACGATCAGCTGCTTCTTGACGGTCTGGTCGTTGACCACCAGGACGTGGTGCTCCATGGTGGTGACGGCGGCCTGGGGGTCGTCCACCGAGTGGGTCAGCGGGTTGGACAGGTAACGGTTGACCAGTTTGTCAACACCGTTATCCAACGTCGCGGAGAAGAGCAGTCGCTGACCCTGGGTAGGAGTCATGTCCATGAGCTTCTTGACCACGGGGAGGAAGCCGAGGTCGGCCATGTGGTCGGCTTCGTCCAGGACGGTGATCTCGACAGCTTCGAGAGTCAGGATGCGCTGGCGGATGAGGTCCTCGAGGCGGCCCGGGCAGGCGATGACAATGTCGACGCCGGCGCGCAGCGCCTTTTCCTGGCGGGCCTGGGAGATGCCGCCATAGATGACCGTGGTGTTCAGGCCCATGGCCTTGGCCAGCGGCTCGATGGTGGCGTTGATCTGGGTGGCCAGTTCGCGGGTCGGTGCGAGGACCAGACCCATCGGGCGGCCGGGCTTGCGGAAGTGCTTGGCTTCGCGCTCGGCGAGACGTGCCACAAGCGGGATAGCGAAAGCGATGGTCTTACCGGAGCCGGTGCGGCCGCGGCCCAGGACGTCGCGGCCTGCGAGCGTATCCGGGAGGGTCTTGACCTGGATGGGGAAAGCTTCTTCGATGCCATCCGCAGCGAGGGACTCGGCGATGGCCTTGGGCGTGCCAAGGGCAGCAAAAGTAGTCATGTGTTTCAAGGGTCTTTCTGGCGGTGTCCAACGGACATCGTCCCCCGACGCCGGTTGGGCCAAGGGTTCGCCGAGGAAAAAGTCAGTGATCGACCGGTAGGCAATAAGCCGTGGCCGGGACCAGAGAAAACGCGTTCATCGACGCAGGATGTGCCTCTCACATGAAAAAAGCCCACTTCCCAAGTTTGGAACCAAGCCAAATTCGGGGACTAAGCGGGCATCACTGCACATCAAGTAAACCCATTCTAGCATCCGCGGGCCGCTGGCCTTTCCACAGGGCGGGTTCACGCGGGCGCTTTCCCCCAACTGACTCGCAGTTGTTGTCGTTTTGACGGTTCATAACGACAACAACTGCGAGCTAGTTGGGCGCTGGACAGGCGTTGCCTCGCGGGGGCACCTCGGGGCAGGCTTGAGCCATGACGCACCAGCACGACGGCGGAGCCCACCTTCACGACGAACCTGACCACGACGGCGGAGCCCACCTTCACGACGAACCTGACCACGACGCCGGAGCCCACCTTCACGACGAACCTGACCACGACGCCGACCCGGCGCAGTTCTGGGACGAGGTGTATCGGGAAAAGCCAAAGAGGTGGAGCGGGAATCCCAATCCGCAGCTGATCGCCGAAGCCAAGGAACTGGTTCCCGGCACCGCCCTGGATCTTGGCTGCGGGGAAGGCGCGGACGCCATCTGGCTCGCCCAGCACGGCTGGAGGGTGACCGCGGTGGACGTTTCCGCCGTCGCGCTTGAACGGGCAGAAGCCCATGCCACCGACGTCGGGCTACAGGACCGGATCGCGTGGCTGCAAAGGGAGTTCGGCCCGTGGCACCCCGACGAAGGCTTCGACCTCGTCTCCTCCCAATTCCTTCATTCTCCGCTTGTTCCGTGGCGCGATTCGCTCGCCTCGGCCGCGGCCGCCGTGGCTCCCGGCGGCGCTTTGCTCGTGGTCGGGCATCACCCGGATGGCTTGACTCCTTGGAGCGGACACAAGGATATGAAGGACAAGTTCTTCACTCCCGAGGACTTGGTCGAGGCACTCACGAGCGGCCCCGGATCGTGGCGGATCAATGTTGCCGATTCCCGGGAACGCGCCGTGACGAGTCCCGAGGGCCAACACGCCACCACGATCGACAGCGTGCTCCGGGCCACCCGGACCTCCTAGGCCGGCACGTCCTAGGCCCGCACGTCCTGGGCCCGCACGTCGTCCGCCTCGGCGGCGCGGTGCGGCTCGGCGTCGCCCGCACGTCCCGCACCAGAAGGCCGCCGGGCCGCAACCCGCGGCGCAATGATGAGTCCGACGACGGCGATCACCGACGTCAGCGCGAACACCCCCGCGAAGGAGGCCGCCGTCGTCGTCAGCGCACTGAAGACGAGACCCGTCACGGCGAGCGAGAGAGCTCCGCCAAGGGAATCGGAGATGGACATTGCCGAACTGTTGAAGCCTTGGTCCTCCGGTTTGGAAAGGGCCAGGGTCATGACGCTCAGCCGCGGGTACATCAGGCCCATCCCGGCGCCCGCGAACAGCCAGCCCGCAATCGCCACCGCGGCGGGCCACGAAAACACCGTGGTCACGAGGACAATGACCACCGAACCGAGCACTAGCGCCGACCCAATCCTGACCGCTGGGGCATTGCCAAGCCGGGAACCCATCCGCCCCTGTACGGCGGACGCCGCCGCCCAGGCAATCGCCGATCCCGTCAACGCAAGTCCGGCGAATGCCGGGGTGAACGAGTACCGCTCCGTGAGGAGGTAGGGCACGTAAACCTCGGTACCGAAGAACGCGGCAGAAGCGACTCCGCGCATG
This genomic interval from Arthrobacter sp. FW306-2-2C-D06B contains the following:
- a CDS encoding phosphoribosylanthranilate isomerase, which translates into the protein MFVKVCGLSTPESVQAAVESGADAVGFVLTKSPREVSPDRAKDLLAHVPEGIAAVGVFRHEAAADAVAIAREAGLEWVQLHGNRSLEDVKTVHDAGMRLIRAVTMGAAPDEFEEWGEELLLIDAAVPGSGEAWDYSSVRKLGLGGRHWLLAGGLTPSNVGAAALEAEAWGVDVSSGVESSRGVKDLDLVRAFVQAAKA
- a CDS encoding aldo/keto reductase — translated: MSPETTNVQLGDGLTVSPLGFGGMALTPVYGEVDPAESLRTLHHAVDAGISFIDTADIYGAGDNEELIAKLLKDRRDEVRLATKFGIVGNPRDGYTDVRGDTAYVAQAAEASLRRLGTDVIDLYYMHRRDLRVPIVETVEAMAELVRAGKVRHLGLSEVTAEELREANAVHPIAAVQSEWSIWSRDVERNVVPTAAELGVGFVPYSPLGRGFLTGTVSADQLGESDFRHRIPRFADGALDANQEVVAAVRAVAAELSETTGRDATPAQVALAWLFAQGRRLQLSVVPIPGTRKAHRIDENLGALSLELSAAQLDVLDGAADAVVGSRSADPTWVSQGRE
- a CDS encoding SAM-dependent methyltransferase — its product is MTHQHDGGAHLHDEPDHDGGAHLHDEPDHDAGAHLHDEPDHDADPAQFWDEVYREKPKRWSGNPNPQLIAEAKELVPGTALDLGCGEGADAIWLAQHGWRVTAVDVSAVALERAEAHATDVGLQDRIAWLQREFGPWHPDEGFDLVSSQFLHSPLVPWRDSLASAAAAVAPGGALLVVGHHPDGLTPWSGHKDMKDKFFTPEDLVEALTSGPGSWRINVADSRERAVTSPEGQHATTIDSVLRATRTS
- a CDS encoding DMT family transporter, which produces MSWLILILSGALEAVWAAALYRSQGFRKPAPSAIFLVTVIASTAGLAFAMQSIPTGTAYAVWVGVGVVLTAAYAMITKVERPTAARLLLLAGIGACVVGLKVVA
- a CDS encoding ArsR/SmtB family transcription factor; the protein is MSADRLSLIFSALADPTRRAILARLSEGEATVNELAEPFDISLPAVSRHLKVLENAGLISRSRNAQWRSSKLEAEPLREATEWMDKYRRFWDASFIRLDAHLRKIQHDSKDPGAKQ
- a CDS encoding HutD/Ves family protein, with the protein product MEIIRFAELKPEPWRNGGGVTRELASHPKAASAQDGAWDWRVSIADVGSAGDFSTFPGMERVITVIDGELLLLTVDGEEHPLEKYRPFRFSGEAASASALPTGDIRDLNVIARAGEFKGYTSIIELSKKRAHPVFEGQLAVLLEGKASVSPGAETAGAAELAETVPADGPDSSNSSDGEAGEAAAPTAEPVELARYDAVVGSDTRSPEILGRGFIAVISIDRVEHAHS
- a CDS encoding MBL fold metallo-hydrolase, translating into MDSLIHSLRDITIRRISVSEMNNNVYLLTAKASGAQLLIDAADDLPAIQAMLAESAGDTTATPKLALIATTHQHWDHVRALPGLVEATGAKTSAGVDDADALPVPVDVPLHHGDVGNFDGFDITAVHLRGHTPGSIAYVYLDPEGPAHIFSGDSLFPGGVGNTQNDAARFTSLLNDVTERLFEAYPDDTVVHPGHGDPTTLGAERPHLAEWRERGW
- a CDS encoding DEAD/DEAH box helicase; protein product: MTTFAALGTPKAIAESLAADGIEEAFPIQVKTLPDTLAGRDVLGRGRTGSGKTIAFAIPLVARLAEREAKHFRKPGRPMGLVLAPTRELATQINATIEPLAKAMGLNTTVIYGGISQARQEKALRAGVDIVIACPGRLEDLIRQRILTLEAVEITVLDEADHMADLGFLPVVKKLMDMTPTQGQRLLFSATLDNGVDKLVNRYLSNPLTHSVDDPQAAVTTMEHHVLVVNDQTVKKQLIVELASGAGRRLLFMRTKHHARKLAKTLTDCGIPAVDLHGNLSQNARDRNLAEFASGEVRVLVATDVAARGVHVDDVELVIHVDPPTEHKAYLHRSGRTARAGSDGTVVTLTLPEQQSDVKKLMKAAGVDVSFERVTANSPLIAELVGQVADKVDPRTRAALLAAKTQQSGGGTSTGANAQRKRNRRTTQAAPTAGGRGGRGGRGKVAAEPVRTDINRADRRAAANDDVARSSRGRGNAASTHRNDVPGAQGQGGRSGRPATGQRAAGGNRSASAPRTESATSTRTSGNKSVWSSNTGGNSGGSYGSGSGNSGSGRPARSGPRRASAPASNERRGR
- a CDS encoding DMT family transporter; the protein is MNAKLAWAVLLASAVLEAVWATALGLSDGFSQALPTVVFAVTASLSMIGLGVAVKRIPLGTAYAVWVGIGAALTVGWAMATGVEPASPLKLLFIAGIVGCAAGLKALPPERREEVTEPAQS